One Urocitellus parryii isolate mUroPar1 chromosome 8, mUroPar1.hap1, whole genome shotgun sequence DNA window includes the following coding sequences:
- the LOC113195992 gene encoding histone H2B 1.2-like: protein MPGLAAGSDASSKEGVPSTPKKRGGGESVRDTTKKAHYNYEVPKQGHSNTGVSSEAGGSVNTFLKDIFQRVAREASRLAHYNKPSTGASQELHTAMRLLLPRELARHAGSEDTKAATKYTCAKRV, encoded by the coding sequence ATGCCTGGGCTTGCTGCAGGCAGCGATGCCTCTTCTAAAGAAGGTGTTCCTTCAACTCCTAAGAAGCGAGGTGGTGGGGAAAGCGTAAGAGACACCACCAAGAAAGCTCACTACAACTACGAGGTGCCGAAGCAGGGTCACTCAAATACTGGTGTCTCTTCCGAGGCAGGGGGCTCCGTGAATACGTTCCTCAAGGACATCTTCCAGCGTGTCGCGAGGGAAGCGTCGCGCCTGGCGCACTACAACAAGCCCTCGACCGGCGCTTCCCAGGAGCTCCACACGGCCATGCGCTTATTGCTGCCTCGAGAGCTGGCCAGGCATGCAGGGTCCGAGGACACCAAGGCTGCCACCAAGTACACCTGTGCCAAGCGAGTTTGA